From a region of the Thermomicrobium roseum DSM 5159 genome:
- a CDS encoding ABC transporter permease, whose translation MKALVIARLTFREGLRKKLVLGVVLLSLVFIVLYVWGFSLFVQDWQAMEARRAAAGAGMTLPYEVFASAMVLLGLWTVNFLAGVMTIFASVGTIASEIEQGTLHAIVPKPIRRWEIVLGKWLGYALMLVVYIAVMVATVVLTARFVGDYRPPNVLAAYGLIVLVALILLSLTILGSTLFSTVANGVIVFMLYGMAITGGLVEQIGTALDNDVLIRIGVISSILVPSDSMWRLASYLVQPRLAVNFLGPNPFGTTVPPSTLAVWYSVAYALVLLLLAMLRFQRRDL comes from the coding sequence ATGAAGGCACTGGTCATCGCGCGCTTGACCTTCCGCGAAGGTCTCCGCAAGAAGCTGGTCCTCGGCGTGGTACTCTTGAGCCTCGTCTTCATCGTGCTCTACGTGTGGGGCTTTTCCCTGTTCGTGCAGGACTGGCAAGCCATGGAAGCGCGTCGAGCAGCAGCCGGAGCGGGCATGACCTTGCCATACGAGGTTTTCGCCAGTGCGATGGTGCTGCTCGGCCTCTGGACGGTCAACTTCCTCGCGGGTGTGATGACGATCTTCGCATCCGTGGGCACGATCGCCAGCGAGATCGAACAGGGTACGCTGCACGCGATCGTTCCGAAGCCGATCCGTCGGTGGGAGATCGTGCTCGGCAAATGGCTCGGCTACGCACTGATGCTCGTCGTGTACATCGCTGTGATGGTTGCGACCGTAGTGCTCACAGCCCGCTTCGTCGGTGATTACCGGCCGCCCAATGTCCTCGCAGCCTATGGATTGATCGTGCTCGTCGCACTGATTCTGCTGAGCCTGACGATCCTCGGCAGCACGCTCTTTTCGACCGTCGCCAACGGCGTCATCGTCTTCATGCTCTACGGTATGGCGATCACCGGTGGATTGGTCGAGCAGATCGGCACGGCCTTGGACAACGATGTCCTCATCCGCATCGGCGTGATCTCGTCCATCCTCGTTCCCAGCGACAGCATGTGGCGACTCGCCAGTTACCTCGTCCAACCGCGCCTCGCCGTGAACTTCTTGGGCCCGAATCCCTTCGGGACCACCGTCCCGCCGAGCACCCTCGCCGTCTGGTACAGCGTCGCCTATGCCTTGGTCCTCCTGCTGCTCGCCATGCTGCGCTTCCAACGCCGTGATCTTTAG
- a CDS encoding ATP-NAD kinase family protein produces MNGHASQRGEPTSVGIIANPAAGKDVRRLVALASTFDNQEKVRIVRRVLAALAALGIERVWYLRDSFGIVERAAEGMTQRLDIRPVPIPCTFTATDSERAAAWLAEQRVACLVTLGGDGTNRVVARSCRDLPLVPIATGTNNVFPFLVDGTIAGVAAGLLASGRLPDCLQRWPRLEVWIDGTLADIALIDVAVSRERFLGARAIWDPTSIEQVIVARVLPGVIGLAAIAAAVCPRQDHGGATVKLGPGGTTALAPLAPGLLVPVPVRDWEPLSPDHAVPIETIPCTLALDGERELRIERAEQVLVRLSAAGPLVLDPRLALQEAARSGALLIPPLAL; encoded by the coding sequence GTGAACGGGCACGCGAGCCAGCGAGGCGAGCCGACGAGCGTCGGCATCATCGCCAACCCAGCTGCAGGCAAGGATGTCCGACGTCTGGTCGCGCTCGCCTCCACTTTCGACAACCAGGAGAAGGTCCGCATCGTACGGCGCGTGCTCGCGGCGCTGGCCGCGCTGGGCATCGAGCGCGTCTGGTATCTGCGCGATTCCTTCGGGATCGTCGAGCGCGCTGCTGAGGGTATGACGCAGCGACTCGACATCCGACCTGTCCCGATCCCCTGCACCTTCACTGCGACCGACTCCGAGCGAGCTGCGGCCTGGCTCGCCGAGCAGCGGGTCGCTTGTCTCGTCACCCTGGGTGGCGACGGAACCAACCGGGTTGTGGCACGCAGCTGTCGCGATCTTCCCCTCGTTCCCATCGCGACGGGGACGAACAATGTCTTTCCTTTCCTGGTCGACGGAACCATCGCTGGTGTGGCCGCAGGCCTGCTCGCCAGTGGTCGGCTTCCCGATTGCCTGCAACGGTGGCCACGACTCGAAGTTTGGATCGACGGTACGCTGGCTGACATTGCCTTGATCGACGTCGCCGTCTCGCGCGAGCGCTTCCTCGGTGCTCGTGCCATCTGGGATCCAACCTCGATCGAACAGGTCATCGTCGCCCGGGTCCTGCCCGGCGTGATCGGCTTAGCAGCGATCGCTGCTGCAGTGTGCCCTCGCCAGGATCACGGTGGGGCCACGGTGAAACTCGGTCCCGGCGGGACCACGGCACTCGCACCGCTGGCTCCGGGCCTCCTCGTTCCTGTTCCCGTCCGCGATTGGGAACCGCTCAGCCCTGATCACGCCGTACCGATCGAGACGATCCCCTGTACGCTGGCACTGGATGGCGAACGAGAGCTCCGGATCGAGCGAGCTGAACAGGTTCTCGTGCGGCTTTCAGCGGCTGGACCACTTGTCCTCGATCCGCGCCTCGCGCTGCAAGAGGCTGCTCGGAGCGGAGCGCTCCTCATCCCACCGTTGGCGCTGTGA
- a CDS encoding sigma-70 family RNA polymerase sigma factor: MTLVANRTDRELLEAAQAGDEQAFALLHDRYRPLVFRIALRTLGRTDDAEDICQEVFFRLYRQPPQLNDHPHALRLWLARVTTNAALNLLRSQRRARFHWSRLLRLDRLFDDQRPTAEWNETSLLVQSVLEKLSDRDRALLALRVSGFSYEEIAMLLDLRPTSVGTLLARAERRFRERYRALLGENGEEVPE; encoded by the coding sequence GTGACGCTCGTGGCCAACCGAACCGATCGCGAACTCTTGGAAGCTGCCCAGGCGGGCGATGAGCAGGCTTTTGCGCTCCTGCACGACCGTTACCGCCCGCTCGTTTTCCGGATCGCACTGCGGACACTGGGTCGAACCGACGACGCAGAGGATATCTGCCAAGAGGTCTTTTTTCGCCTCTACCGGCAACCACCGCAGCTGAACGATCATCCACACGCGCTGCGGCTTTGGCTCGCCCGCGTGACCACCAACGCGGCGCTCAACCTGCTGCGCAGTCAGCGACGAGCCCGGTTCCACTGGTCCCGTCTGCTCCGCCTCGATCGGCTTTTCGACGATCAGCGACCCACCGCGGAGTGGAATGAAACGTCGCTGCTTGTCCAGAGCGTCTTGGAGAAACTTTCCGATCGCGATCGGGCGTTACTCGCCCTGCGAGTGAGCGGATTCAGTTACGAAGAGATCGCCATGTTGTTGGACCTTCGACCGACGTCGGTCGGTACCCTGCTGGCGCGCGCTGAGCGCCGCTTCCGCGAGCGCTATCGAGCCCTGCTCGGCGAGAATGGAGAGGAGGTGCCTGAGTGA
- a CDS encoding alpha-ketoacid dehydrogenase subunit beta, which translates to MVVATRVLSYRQAINEALRLEMRRDPTVILMGEDVAGGATIEHIEQEGAWGGPLGVTKSLVSEFGRQRVLDTPISEAAFIGAAVGAAVTGLRPVAELMFVDFFGVCMDQIFNQGAKLRYMFGGKAKVPMVIRTMIGAGFGAAGQHSGCHYSVFAHMPGLKAVAPATPYDAKGLLIAAIRDDDPVMFFEHKMLYEMTGEVPEGEYVIPIGKAEIKREGSDVTIVAISRMVHIALEAADRLSREGIEAEVVDLRSLSPLDEDTVLSSLAKTRRLIVVDEDNPRCSVAADIAALAVDKGFDYLDAPVKLVTAPHTPVPFSPSLEQYYIPSPERVIAAVREIV; encoded by the coding sequence ATGGTCGTCGCCACACGAGTACTCAGCTATCGGCAAGCGATCAACGAGGCCTTGCGGCTCGAAATGCGCCGCGATCCGACCGTCATTCTCATGGGAGAGGACGTCGCAGGCGGGGCGACGATCGAGCATATCGAGCAAGAAGGTGCGTGGGGCGGGCCCTTGGGAGTCACCAAGAGTCTGGTGAGCGAGTTCGGGCGCCAGCGTGTCCTCGATACGCCGATCAGCGAAGCAGCCTTCATCGGTGCTGCCGTCGGCGCAGCCGTGACCGGGCTCCGCCCAGTCGCTGAACTGATGTTCGTCGATTTCTTCGGCGTGTGCATGGACCAGATCTTCAATCAGGGCGCCAAGCTCCGCTACATGTTCGGTGGCAAAGCCAAGGTCCCCATGGTCATCCGGACGATGATCGGAGCCGGCTTCGGTGCGGCTGGACAACATTCCGGTTGTCACTATTCGGTTTTTGCGCACATGCCTGGCTTGAAAGCCGTCGCGCCAGCCACTCCGTACGATGCCAAAGGACTGTTGATCGCTGCCATTCGCGATGACGATCCGGTGATGTTCTTCGAGCACAAGATGCTGTACGAAATGACGGGCGAGGTGCCGGAGGGCGAGTACGTCATCCCGATCGGGAAAGCGGAGATCAAGCGCGAGGGGAGCGACGTGACGATCGTCGCTATCTCGCGCATGGTCCATATCGCGCTCGAAGCGGCCGATCGCCTGAGTCGTGAAGGAATCGAGGCCGAGGTCGTCGACCTGCGCTCGCTCTCGCCGCTCGACGAGGACACTGTCCTGAGTTCGTTGGCTAAGACGCGGCGCCTGATCGTGGTCGACGAGGACAATCCTCGCTGCTCGGTGGCTGCCGATATCGCGGCGCTGGCCGTCGACAAAGGCTTCGATTATCTCGACGCCCCGGTCAAGCTCGTTACCGCCCCGCACACACCGGTGCCGTTCAGTCCGAGCCTCGAACAGTACTACATTCCGAGCCCCGAGCGCGTCATCGCAGCGGTGCGGGAGATCGTGTGA
- a CDS encoding ABC transporter ATP-binding protein — protein MQPRLPGSQSEWAIETRGLRKVYGDRVALEDLSITVGHGEVFGFLGPNGAGKTTAVKILVGLIRPTAGTGWVLGRPLGDYQARRQIGYLPELFRFHDWLTGEELLDLHGQLYGLSRAERRRRIPEVLELVGLTEAARRRVRTYSKGMQQRIGIAQALLAEPRLVILDEPTSALDPLGRRDVRDLIRRLRGHGITVFLNSHLLSEVEAVCDRIAIVNRGRVVALGPMTTLLAGDLTVEFRLGSLPDGTLDALAQLVQVEELRPDPRPTIIARAPDEETIARAVDLLVESGIPVYGVIPERHSLEDLFVRLVNDESLESR, from the coding sequence ATGCAGCCGCGATTACCAGGCAGCCAGTCCGAATGGGCGATCGAAACGCGGGGCCTCCGCAAGGTCTACGGTGATCGAGTGGCACTCGAGGACCTCTCGATCACCGTCGGCCACGGGGAAGTGTTCGGCTTCCTGGGTCCCAACGGCGCTGGCAAAACCACGGCCGTCAAGATACTGGTCGGCCTCATCCGGCCGACCGCTGGCACTGGCTGGGTACTCGGTCGCCCCCTCGGCGACTATCAAGCACGCCGCCAGATCGGCTATCTGCCGGAACTTTTCCGGTTCCATGACTGGTTGACTGGCGAGGAACTCCTCGACCTGCATGGACAGCTCTACGGGCTGAGCCGTGCCGAGCGGCGTCGCCGGATCCCCGAGGTCTTGGAACTGGTCGGCCTCACCGAAGCAGCACGACGGCGCGTGCGAACCTACTCCAAAGGCATGCAGCAGCGGATCGGGATCGCTCAGGCACTCCTGGCCGAGCCACGTCTGGTGATCCTGGACGAGCCAACCTCGGCCTTGGATCCTCTCGGCCGGCGCGACGTCCGCGACCTCATCCGGCGCCTCCGCGGCCATGGGATCACTGTCTTTCTCAACTCCCATCTGCTGAGCGAGGTCGAAGCAGTCTGCGACCGCATCGCGATCGTGAACCGGGGACGCGTCGTCGCACTGGGGCCGATGACGACGCTGTTGGCCGGTGACCTGACGGTCGAATTCCGCCTCGGGTCGCTCCCCGACGGAACGCTGGATGCCCTGGCGCAGCTCGTGCAGGTCGAGGAACTCCGCCCCGATCCACGTCCGACAATCATTGCGCGTGCACCGGACGAGGAAACGATCGCTCGGGCAGTCGATCTTCTCGTCGAATCCGGCATCCCCGTCTATGGCGTCATTCCCGAGCGTCACTCGCTCGAAGACCTGTTCGTGCGCCTGGTGAACGACGAGTCTTTGGAGTCACGATGA
- a CDS encoding MgtC/SapB family protein — protein MLSEAEAIVRLIIALLLGGLLGFERELSAKPAGLRTHMLVAEGAALFMVCSMLLMEQFSRPEVGILIDPSRIGSTIVTGVGFLGGGMILRARDRVFGLTTAAGIWVAAAIGMLVGAGYYVIAIVGTLLAVATIVFVRRIERYLRLPDQLRERPLDELSVEE, from the coding sequence ATGTTGAGCGAAGCCGAGGCGATCGTGCGGCTCATCATCGCGCTCCTGCTCGGGGGGCTGCTGGGCTTCGAGCGCGAACTCAGTGCCAAGCCGGCCGGGCTGCGCACGCACATGCTGGTCGCTGAAGGCGCGGCGCTCTTCATGGTCTGCTCGATGCTGCTCATGGAGCAGTTTTCCCGTCCGGAGGTCGGTATCCTGATCGATCCCAGCCGGATCGGCTCGACGATCGTCACCGGCGTCGGGTTTCTGGGTGGTGGCATGATCCTGCGGGCCCGGGACCGCGTCTTCGGGCTGACGACGGCGGCTGGGATCTGGGTTGCAGCCGCGATCGGGATGCTGGTCGGGGCGGGATACTACGTGATCGCGATCGTCGGGACACTCCTGGCTGTTGCGACGATCGTCTTCGTGCGCCGGATCGAGCGGTACCTGCGCCTTCCGGACCAGCTGCGCGAGCGACCACTGGACGAGCTTTCCGTCGAGGAGTGA